The Alteromonas stellipolaris genome includes a region encoding these proteins:
- the fldB gene encoding flavodoxin FldB, with product MSDNALSIGLFYGSTTCYTEMAAEKIQAQLNSLFDEDIVDVHNIKDVSLARTADYDVIIFGISTWDFGELQEDWESHWEEAHQLNLEGKTVALYGMGDQLGYADWFQDALGMLHDAIAPSNCTIIGYWPNEGYEFTASKALTEDKSQFLGLSLDDENQYDKSDERIAAWCEQLLISLAG from the coding sequence ATGAGTGATAATGCGCTGTCGATTGGCTTGTTCTACGGTTCAACAACCTGTTATACGGAAATGGCAGCGGAAAAAATTCAGGCACAATTGAACAGCTTATTCGACGAAGACATTGTAGATGTTCACAACATTAAAGATGTGAGTTTGGCTAGAACCGCCGACTACGACGTTATTATCTTTGGTATTTCTACCTGGGACTTTGGTGAACTGCAAGAAGACTGGGAATCTCACTGGGAAGAAGCCCACCAGCTTAATTTGGAAGGTAAAACCGTGGCTTTGTATGGCATGGGCGACCAACTTGGTTATGCTGATTGGTTTCAAGACGCCTTGGGCATGCTGCACGATGCTATCGCCCCATCCAACTGCACTATCATTGGTTATTGGCCCAATGAGGGCTATGAGTTCACAGCATCCAAAGCATTGACTGAAGACAAGTCACAGTTTTTAGGGCTCTCGCTGGATGACGAAAACCAGTACGACAAATCAGATGAACGTATTGCTGCATGGTGTGAACAACTGCTTATATCGTTAGCGGGTTAG
- a CDS encoding CLCA_X family protein, whose amino-acid sequence MTQGRIHQDFYRNGPSHRDGADVTFQDIRKLFNFSSITIGKWVTADEQQIAANLFFDALYDLATILNVNEQVLSLNGTLSLAFGSGGQKGASAHYNSARRQLALAKNAGAGALAHEWFHAFDHYIAPKMFADVGAGSFASQAWLDNAQLNPHPLNEKLSKCFSSLFLDNNNRPNDYFVRSVEADRALKIYYYAMPQEMAARAFEACIQDHLIKNAFLVQGTKRSTEARLGIYPHGNLRIALNESLMLYFYQLGVAISHKQS is encoded by the coding sequence GTGACCCAAGGGCGCATACATCAAGACTTCTATCGTAATGGTCCTAGCCATAGAGATGGTGCCGATGTCACTTTCCAAGATATTCGCAAACTGTTTAATTTTTCGAGTATCACCATTGGAAAATGGGTAACTGCTGATGAACAGCAAATAGCGGCGAATCTATTCTTCGACGCCTTGTATGATCTAGCCACCATTTTAAACGTTAACGAACAAGTGCTGTCTTTAAACGGCACATTGTCGTTAGCTTTTGGCAGTGGCGGTCAAAAAGGCGCGAGTGCCCATTATAATAGTGCACGAAGACAACTTGCATTAGCCAAGAATGCCGGTGCAGGGGCATTAGCCCATGAGTGGTTTCATGCGTTTGATCATTATATCGCGCCCAAAATGTTTGCCGATGTAGGAGCTGGCAGCTTTGCCTCGCAAGCTTGGTTAGATAATGCTCAGCTTAACCCCCACCCACTCAATGAAAAACTGAGTAAATGCTTCTCTTCGTTGTTTTTAGACAACAATAATCGGCCTAACGATTATTTTGTACGATCTGTAGAGGCGGATCGCGCATTAAAAATCTATTATTACGCAATGCCACAAGAAATGGCCGCCAGAGCCTTTGAGGCCTGCATTCAAGACCATTTGATCAAAAACGCATTCTTGGTTCAAGGCACAAAAAGATCAACAGAGGCTAGACTTGGCATTTATCCTCATGGTAATTTGCGTATAGCGCTCAATGAGTCGTTGATGTTGTATTTTTACCAATTAGGCGTCGCCATTTCCCACAAACAATCTTAA
- a CDS encoding ExbD/TolR family protein produces MKRKKHTSAEDEAQIDMTPMLDIVFIMLIFFIVTTSFVKEKGLDTNRPEDNQSKNDQPSKALSIRIAADGTIMMGGREVDIRRVVANTQTYLAENNTDSAAIQADEDTEHGTVVEVMNQVKVAGIAKVSVLVKKG; encoded by the coding sequence ATGAAAAGAAAAAAGCATACCTCGGCCGAAGACGAGGCTCAGATTGATATGACCCCCATGTTGGACATCGTGTTCATCATGTTGATTTTCTTCATCGTAACGACCTCGTTCGTGAAAGAAAAAGGGTTAGATACAAACCGCCCAGAAGACAATCAGTCTAAAAATGATCAGCCTTCAAAAGCCCTATCTATTCGTATAGCTGCCGATGGCACTATCATGATGGGTGGCCGTGAAGTTGATATCCGCCGTGTTGTAGCAAACACGCAAACTTATTTAGCGGAAAACAACACTGATTCAGCAGCTATCCAAGCTGATGAAGATACTGAACACGGTACAGTGGTAGAAGTAATGAACCAAGTTAAAGTAGCTGGTATCGCTAAAGTTTCGGTACTGGTTAAGAAAGGCTAG
- a CDS encoding choice-of-anchor A family protein, translating into MSTIRKHTISTKLASSFGALTLAVSAQGIGHAAQITLSEAFDYNAFIFEDYTGYYSDVEGSLAVGGSLVVNDFDVGLQLSPDLTTSSLFVGGDIVYTNGKIRNGQTTVSGNIVANNVEFEGAVNAADNATITESTVLSGDVNVGGVFTSANAQISNGDINAGSVQLTNTSVENGDISAVNSVALVSSEVTNGSITAGGAVVLDMNSTASDGVIADTVTSSAIDNIDFEAIESEIKAQSLEFADMTANGSTTFYCQGDTSCADSSDVDGIVFSGDDSINIYDIDADWLSVANKSITYDFSTTSYNIINVTGDAVDLFNTGFFNTAFAGQYKDNDQNADYRHDGTYTNNILFNFVDATSVTIQSIGVKGSILAPYADIAFYNGHIDGNLIASSVFTPEVYLTSDNGVEYLAPTGQVNNYSFGVTQVSAPGSILLMLPAFAVVFIRNKLKRKA; encoded by the coding sequence ATGTCAACTATACGTAAACACACAATTTCAACGAAACTCGCCAGTTCCTTTGGCGCGCTAACCTTGGCGGTTAGTGCACAAGGTATTGGTCATGCCGCTCAAATTACCTTGAGCGAAGCATTCGACTACAATGCATTCATCTTCGAAGACTATACCGGTTACTACTCCGACGTAGAGGGTAGCCTTGCTGTTGGTGGTAGCCTAGTCGTGAACGATTTTGATGTAGGCCTACAACTTTCCCCAGATTTAACCACAAGCTCATTGTTTGTGGGTGGCGATATCGTCTATACAAACGGAAAAATTCGTAACGGCCAAACCACCGTTAGTGGCAATATTGTGGCTAACAATGTTGAGTTTGAAGGCGCCGTTAATGCAGCTGACAATGCCACTATTACCGAAAGTACGGTTTTAAGCGGCGATGTTAATGTGGGGGGTGTTTTTACCTCAGCTAATGCACAAATCAGTAACGGCGATATCAATGCAGGCAGTGTACAGCTAACTAATACTAGCGTAGAAAACGGTGATATCAGTGCAGTTAATAGTGTTGCTCTAGTAAGCTCTGAAGTTACCAATGGCAGCATTACTGCTGGTGGCGCGGTTGTCCTAGATATGAACTCTACAGCCAGTGACGGCGTCATTGCAGACACTGTCACATCTTCGGCGATAGATAATATCGACTTTGAAGCTATAGAGTCTGAAATCAAAGCACAGTCGTTAGAATTCGCTGATATGACAGCAAACGGCAGTACTACCTTTTATTGCCAAGGCGATACAAGCTGCGCAGATAGCAGTGACGTAGATGGTATCGTGTTTTCTGGTGACGACAGTATCAATATTTACGACATCGATGCCGATTGGTTATCTGTGGCGAACAAGAGTATTACTTACGACTTCTCAACCACTAGCTACAACATCATCAACGTAACGGGTGATGCGGTTGACTTATTTAATACCGGTTTTTTCAATACTGCGTTTGCTGGGCAGTATAAAGATAACGACCAAAATGCAGATTACCGCCACGACGGCACCTACACCAACAATATCCTATTTAACTTTGTGGATGCTACCAGCGTGACTATTCAGTCAATTGGGGTTAAGGGAAGTATATTAGCGCCTTATGCCGATATTGCTTTCTACAACGGCCATATTGATGGGAACCTTATTGCGAGTAGCGTGTTTACCCCAGAAGTTTACCTAACCAGTGATAATGGCGTTGAATATTTAGCGCCCACTGGGCAAGTCAATAATTATAGTTTCGGCGTAACGCAAGTATCTGCGCCGGGCTCAATACTTCTTATGCTTCCTGCATTCGCGGTAGTGTTTATTCGTAATAAGCTAAAGCGCAAAGCCTGA